In Lentilitoribacter sp. Alg239-R112, the following proteins share a genomic window:
- a CDS encoding cytochrome c, translating to MLRYSKYAPSTFIIMASLLSVFTVSSIEANESAGQIFNPDDKQLVKIGKEIYADNCASCHGANLEGQTPNWRSPGPDGKLPAPPHDQTGHTWHHTDALLFNLTKYGLAKAAGLKNYGSNMPIYEDILTDEEIVAVLSFIKSTWPKEIIERHDQMNAAQAGTN from the coding sequence ATGCTGCGATATTCTAAGTATGCTCCATCCACATTCATTATTATGGCGTCCCTGCTTTCTGTGTTTACTGTTTCAAGTATTGAAGCAAACGAAAGCGCAGGTCAGATATTCAACCCCGACGACAAACAACTCGTGAAAATTGGAAAAGAAATCTACGCTGACAATTGTGCCTCTTGTCATGGTGCTAATTTGGAAGGGCAAACACCAAACTGGCGATCTCCGGGGCCAGACGGAAAATTACCAGCTCCGCCACATGATCAAACGGGCCACACTTGGCATCACACAGATGCGCTTTTGTTTAATCTCACAAAATACGGATTGGCCAAGGCAGCAGGGCTTAAAAACTATGGATCAAACATGCCTATTTACGAAGACATTTTGACCGATGAAGAAATCGTCGCTGTTTTATCATTTATCAAAAGCACGTGGCCAAAAGAAATTATTGAACGTCACGATCAAATGAATGCTGCACAAGCTGGCACTAACTAG
- a CDS encoding antirestriction protein ArdA, translating to MTTYFAQSYDLHANGFYFDDGDEFREKFDKARNEFGDPVEEFEIQFIDGESIDARLFDVLSVGQGSIAAFIDALEQWREEDKVKLICAIGECGYDFEVGKDNLDRLDVDIYPNMNMCDLAEQFVDEGLFGEIPESIQCYLDFDAIARDLAMDYSEIEIGGERYVYRCA from the coding sequence ATGACGACTTACTTTGCTCAATCGTACGATTTACATGCAAATGGTTTTTACTTTGATGATGGTGACGAGTTTCGGGAGAAATTCGATAAAGCCAGAAATGAATTTGGTGATCCCGTCGAGGAATTTGAAATTCAATTTATTGATGGAGAAAGCATTGATGCGCGTTTGTTTGATGTTTTGTCCGTAGGGCAGGGTAGTATTGCAGCCTTTATTGATGCTCTCGAGCAATGGCGTGAAGAAGATAAGGTCAAGCTGATTTGTGCCATTGGTGAGTGTGGGTATGACTTTGAGGTTGGTAAAGACAATTTGGACCGTTTGGACGTCGATATTTATCCCAATATGAACATGTGCGACCTCGCGGAGCAATTTGTTGATGAAGGTCTTTTTGGAGAAATTCCAGAAAGCATTCAATGCTATTTGGATTTTGACGCAATAGCTCGAGATCTGGCGATGGATTATTCTGAAATTGAAATCGGTGGAGAGCGTTATGTTTACCGTTGCGCGTGA
- a CDS encoding SH3 domain-containing protein: protein MKNKAMWALIGFISIGWLIGDDDNQATTPRDLTKVSTSPTTNIQTQKPKAQDETKVAKLPETTTPQITTNAPNIKETPMYVDANRLNVRNGPSTSNKQIWTLKRDQRVATYQRDGDWVFVKGQRFEGWVHGGYLTPNKSQPKPKVITKPKISDNQIAKQLVTRSIGLYRGACPCPYNRMRNGRRCGGNSAYSRPGGASPLCYASDITPGMISDYRSRL from the coding sequence GTGAAAAATAAGGCTATGTGGGCGCTCATAGGATTTATCTCAATTGGTTGGTTAATCGGTGATGACGATAACCAAGCCACCACACCACGTGACTTAACAAAGGTATCAACCAGCCCAACCACCAACATACAAACCCAAAAACCAAAAGCTCAAGACGAAACGAAGGTAGCAAAGCTCCCCGAAACAACAACACCTCAAATCACGACCAACGCCCCAAATATCAAAGAAACGCCCATGTACGTGGATGCCAACCGCCTTAACGTGCGTAACGGCCCTAGTACCAGTAACAAACAGATCTGGACACTCAAACGCGACCAACGCGTCGCAACATATCAAAGAGATGGAGATTGGGTATTCGTGAAGGGACAGCGCTTTGAAGGCTGGGTTCATGGCGGATATCTCACCCCAAATAAGTCTCAACCAAAACCCAAGGTAATAACCAAACCAAAAATCAGCGATAACCAGATCGCAAAACAACTTGTAACCCGCTCTATTGGCCTCTATCGTGGAGCATGTCCATGTCCTTACAATAGAATGCGTAACGGACGCCGATGCGGCGGCAACAGTGCCTATTCCAGACCAGGCGGCGCTTCACCCCTTTGTTATGCAAGCGATATCACACCTGGCATGATTTCTGATTACCGTTCACGGCTTTAG
- a CDS encoding helix-turn-helix transcriptional regulator: MRRRIQAQRQKLDVNVVELSKTCGVPVGHIVDFENGLRDLGVDKIQKLSAALGMPIAITMKDVISQNTDKAGDTTYDELRLQGLELNRAFVDVKDVTLRRDIVLLVHAISKQEKHMSEDEIKHARLKLEQLVAALRQSTKNG, encoded by the coding sequence TTGAGACGGCGTATCCAAGCGCAACGCCAGAAACTCGATGTGAATGTTGTTGAATTGAGTAAAACCTGCGGTGTGCCAGTTGGCCATATTGTTGATTTCGAGAACGGATTACGTGATTTAGGTGTCGATAAGATTCAGAAGCTTTCTGCTGCTTTAGGAATGCCTATTGCTATTACTATGAAAGATGTAATCTCCCAAAACACCGATAAGGCGGGTGATACGACATACGATGAGTTGCGACTACAAGGCCTTGAACTCAATCGTGCATTTGTTGATGTTAAAGACGTAACGCTACGGCGAGATATTGTCTTATTGGTACATGCTATTTCTAAACAAGAAAAACATATGTCAGAGGACGAAATCAAACATGCTCGCCTCAAGCTAGAACAATTAGTAGCTGCGCTACGTCAAAGCACAAAAAACGGCTAG
- a CDS encoding acyl-homoserine-lactone synthase, which yields MFITIQAHEYHKYPELMDQMFRLRKRVFADQLGWDVPVIGEYEKDVYDNHQPAYLMWCDNTCMELYAVVRLMPTTGPTLLYDVFRKTFPNVVSFEAPGIWEATRMCMDMDSIKADHPDMVAGRASALMLIAMCETGLAHGIHTMISNYEPQMKRIYQRSGAAFSELGRADGYGKRPVCCGQFEISQTVLSSMREKLTVTEPLYVTSKPERNIASYFSHAA from the coding sequence ATGTTCATCACAATACAAGCTCACGAATACCATAAGTACCCAGAACTCATGGATCAGATGTTTAGACTGCGTAAGCGTGTGTTTGCCGATCAGTTGGGGTGGGATGTTCCGGTCATTGGAGAATATGAAAAAGACGTCTATGACAATCATCAACCAGCTTATCTGATGTGGTGCGATAATACGTGCATGGAGCTTTATGCTGTTGTGCGCCTTATGCCAACAACAGGTCCGACTTTGTTGTATGATGTTTTTAGAAAAACCTTTCCAAATGTCGTTAGTTTCGAGGCTCCAGGAATTTGGGAGGCAACTCGCATGTGCATGGATATGGATAGTATAAAGGCTGATCACCCAGATATGGTTGCGGGGCGTGCTTCTGCATTAATGTTAATTGCAATGTGTGAAACGGGGCTTGCACACGGTATTCATACGATGATTTCCAATTACGAACCACAGATGAAGCGCATCTATCAGCGTTCAGGGGCTGCTTTTTCAGAGCTGGGGCGCGCAGATGGATATGGAAAACGTCCTGTTTGTTGTGGTCAATTTGAAATAAGTCAAACAGTTTTAAGTTCAATGCGTGAAAAACTGACTGTCACAGAGCCTCTATATGTCACATCTAAACCAGAGCGGAATATCGCAAGTTACTTCAGTCATGCAGCTTAG
- a CDS encoding LuxR family transcriptional regulator — MEEQEQRRIETFEKIQAAESVQEGVHILRDNYSIEHASYHLAQTVAGSVNIDAPYVKTTYPAEWVGHYVMKGYVNVDPVIKEGVKRLLPFDWSELEPDESAIGLFTDFQTFGLDPNGYSIPIIDKVSRRALLSLNGGKDGEDWSSIVEQYREDWSELGYVLHKKAISELFGESDPTPALAPRELEVLHWTALGKDHKDIGVIIGISENTIRSYSRSARYKLDCSSLSQAVAKAIQMRLINPK, encoded by the coding sequence ATGGAAGAACAAGAACAACGTCGGATTGAAACGTTCGAAAAAATCCAAGCGGCGGAAAGTGTTCAAGAGGGCGTTCATATCCTGCGGGATAACTACTCTATTGAACATGCTTCATACCATCTTGCGCAAACTGTTGCTGGGAGCGTTAACATAGATGCGCCCTATGTTAAAACAACATATCCTGCTGAATGGGTTGGGCATTATGTCATGAAGGGTTACGTCAATGTAGATCCTGTAATTAAAGAGGGCGTAAAGCGCTTGCTTCCCTTTGACTGGTCTGAGTTAGAACCTGACGAAAGTGCAATTGGTCTTTTTACTGATTTCCAAACTTTTGGCTTAGATCCAAATGGATATTCAATACCAATCATTGATAAAGTTAGCCGTCGTGCCCTTCTTTCTCTTAATGGCGGTAAGGATGGAGAAGACTGGAGTTCAATCGTCGAGCAATATCGTGAAGACTGGTCAGAACTAGGTTATGTTCTTCATAAAAAAGCTATCTCTGAATTGTTTGGCGAGAGTGATCCAACACCTGCGCTAGCACCCCGTGAATTAGAAGTCCTACATTGGACTGCACTAGGAAAAGACCACAAAGATATAGGCGTCATTATCGGTATTTCTGAGAATACAATTCGTTCTTATTCAAGGTCAGCACGTTATAAATTGGACTGCTCTTCACTATCACAGGCTGTTGCTAAGGCGATCCAGATGAGATTGATAAACCCGAAATAA
- a CDS encoding integrase family protein, whose translation MPRLYLTDSFILNVKCPSNKDQILYWDHPKTLEGNIRHGAQAGLGLRVTSQGAKSFIHTFHFNGKRKRTVIAKAEKIGISSARLLVQQRDIQIESGLNPDAIKTNYRRKHALTFRDIVDEYFDTHICKLSPKYQQEYARYIAPWHAKQRNTKNKRGRNMNSNLIAFGATHADSAAKDITPSDIGVFIHKINSDHIANAALKQLKALYNWAIRMQLIDIRNPCSPHQNRKIIRQRRDYTPEDIATLAAYIFNPPIEASNALLDATPRERQIAALKRGALHHQNAQMDELCHFLGILFLTMARPNELKQAQFDHFDLKRLIWHKHNTKGIKLSKATYEYAYRSVPIHPKVAELVRQQKQRWPESNLVFPSHTDFTKPRDNFNKALSRFKKLDGVPNHFQLYDVKRIAISLMLTGQGINREDVSHYVDHKGNLETTMIYDLGFVDPMRPVAERLGELLGV comes from the coding sequence GTGCCACGTTTATATCTAACAGACAGCTTTATATTGAATGTAAAATGTCCTTCTAACAAGGACCAAATTCTTTACTGGGATCACCCTAAAACACTTGAGGGTAATATTCGCCATGGCGCACAAGCAGGCTTAGGGCTGCGCGTTACCAGCCAAGGTGCTAAATCTTTCATTCACACCTTTCACTTTAATGGCAAACGAAAACGAACTGTCATTGCCAAAGCAGAGAAAATAGGTATTTCATCTGCTCGACTACTTGTTCAGCAAAGAGATATTCAGATTGAATCTGGCTTAAACCCAGACGCTATTAAAACCAATTATCGTAGAAAACATGCCCTCACCTTTAGAGATATTGTAGACGAGTATTTTGATACGCACATTTGTAAACTTTCTCCAAAATACCAGCAAGAATATGCCCGTTATATTGCACCATGGCACGCTAAGCAAAGAAACACCAAAAACAAACGCGGCAGAAATATGAACTCAAACCTCATCGCTTTTGGCGCAACCCATGCAGATTCCGCTGCAAAAGATATAACACCATCCGATATTGGCGTGTTTATTCATAAAATTAATTCAGACCACATCGCGAATGCTGCCCTTAAACAACTTAAAGCTTTATATAACTGGGCTATACGAATGCAGTTGATTGATATCCGTAATCCTTGCTCACCACATCAAAACCGTAAAATTATTCGCCAACGCAGAGATTATACACCAGAAGATATCGCCACCCTCGCCGCTTATATTTTTAACCCACCGATTGAGGCAAGCAATGCACTCCTTGATGCAACACCAAGAGAACGACAAATAGCAGCCCTTAAACGCGGCGCATTACACCATCAAAACGCGCAGATGGACGAGCTGTGCCATTTTCTAGGCATATTGTTTCTCACAATGGCAAGGCCTAATGAGCTAAAACAAGCTCAATTTGATCATTTCGATCTCAAGCGCCTTATCTGGCATAAACACAACACCAAAGGTATTAAGCTCTCTAAGGCTACCTATGAATACGCCTACCGTTCTGTGCCCATTCACCCAAAAGTCGCTGAACTTGTGAGACAACAAAAACAACGCTGGCCTGAATCCAATCTAGTCTTTCCATCTCACACAGATTTCACCAAACCGCGTGATAACTTTAACAAGGCCCTAAGTCGTTTTAAAAAGCTTGATGGCGTGCCAAACCACTTCCAATTGTACGATGTTAAACGTATAGCGATTTCACTCATGCTCACTGGCCAAGGCATCAACCGTGAAGACGTAAGCCATTACGTGGATCACAAGGGTAACCTTGAAACAACGATGATTTATGATCTCGGATTTGTGGATCCTATGCGACCTGTTGCTGAACGGCTGGGCGAACTTCTTGGTGTTTAA
- a CDS encoding ribbon-helix-helix protein, CopG family, with protein sequence MTSNIATIKERKTRTSKPKQAKERFSISLSQSSAQAFEELKELTGADTDSEVFRNALRMHRMLLRAHMDGKRFLIHDEGNNSTTPLNLFIYTE encoded by the coding sequence ATGACATCCAATATCGCTACTATTAAAGAGCGTAAAACTAGAACTAGTAAGCCTAAACAAGCAAAAGAGCGTTTTTCTATATCTTTGTCCCAATCTTCAGCTCAAGCCTTTGAAGAGCTCAAAGAATTGACTGGAGCAGATACAGATTCTGAAGTATTCCGCAATGCGCTGAGAATGCACAGAATGTTATTGCGTGCTCATATGGACGGGAAAAGGTTTCTTATTCATGATGAAGGAAATAACAGCACAACTCCGCTAAATTTATTTATTTATACGGAGTAG
- a CDS encoding tyrosine-type recombinase/integrase — MRQSTHSIFSSNGSRKYLTSNEREAFKQALNCLGPTEQLFCLTLLYTGCRISEALSLCPSNIHVEEGFIVFRSLKKRGRIVMRCVPAPQDHLAALFDLTLLENNRLFLWGRTHAWKIIKQAMGQAGITGIKATPRGLRHTYGTRGVMKDIPLDRIQKWLGHKDIQTTFIYTNIIGQQERELAERVW; from the coding sequence ATGCGTCAATCAACTCACTCAATTTTCTCATCAAACGGCAGCCGTAAATATCTTACCAGCAATGAGCGCGAAGCTTTTAAGCAGGCGCTCAATTGCTTAGGTCCCACAGAGCAATTATTTTGCCTGACCTTGCTCTACACAGGATGTAGGATTTCTGAGGCGTTATCACTATGCCCAAGTAATATTCATGTGGAAGAGGGGTTTATCGTTTTTCGCTCGCTCAAAAAGCGCGGGCGGATTGTGATGCGCTGCGTGCCAGCACCGCAAGATCACCTTGCCGCACTATTTGATTTGACGTTATTAGAAAATAATCGTCTATTCCTTTGGGGCAGAACACATGCTTGGAAGATCATCAAGCAAGCCATGGGTCAGGCGGGCATAACAGGCATCAAAGCCACCCCGAGAGGCCTACGTCACACCTATGGCACGCGCGGTGTCATGAAAGATATTCCCCTAGACCGCATCCAAAAGTGGTTGGGCCACAAAGACATCCAAACCACATTCATCTACACAAATATCATTGGCCAACAAGAACGCGAGCTGGCTGAAAGGGTTTGGTAA
- a CDS encoding phage integrase N-terminal domain-containing protein, with the protein MDHLTMDLVKISRRHRDGSIGTQKNRQRGLTAMAKQLSSLGYQLKSAHSLKPKHVHALVETWQNTDCTPATIRNRLSWLRWWAEKINKSAIIERNNRAYNAADRNTIEINRAQSLDHEKLNAIECPHVKAALLLQAAFGLRREEAMKFQPSFAMGQDRIKLKGSWTKGGRYREIPITSAHQYKVLDLAQRIAGKGSLIPSDKSYRKQLKSYEYQTLKAGLRNTHGLRHKYAQWRYAKLTDMPCPHAGGKRWRDMTKQERAKDREARRMISNELGHSRLAITDIYLGKAMR; encoded by the coding sequence ATGGATCATCTCACGATGGACCTTGTAAAGATAAGCCGTCGCCACCGCGACGGTTCAATTGGCACACAGAAGAACCGCCAGCGAGGCCTAACCGCTATGGCTAAACAACTAAGTTCACTAGGGTATCAACTTAAATCTGCGCATAGCCTTAAACCAAAACACGTCCATGCTTTGGTAGAAACATGGCAGAACACAGATTGCACACCTGCAACGATTAGAAACAGATTAAGTTGGCTGAGATGGTGGGCAGAAAAGATTAATAAATCAGCGATTATTGAACGGAATAATCGCGCATATAATGCAGCAGACCGCAACACAATTGAGATCAATCGAGCACAATCTCTCGATCATGAGAAACTCAACGCTATAGAATGCCCACATGTCAAAGCTGCCCTATTACTACAGGCCGCATTTGGCCTGAGACGTGAAGAAGCTATGAAGTTCCAACCAAGCTTTGCCATGGGGCAAGATAGAATTAAGCTGAAAGGAAGCTGGACAAAAGGCGGACGTTATCGAGAAATTCCAATAACCAGCGCCCATCAATACAAAGTATTAGATTTAGCGCAACGCATTGCAGGCAAAGGCTCATTAATCCCATCTGATAAATCTTATAGAAAACAGCTTAAGTCCTATGAATACCAGACGCTTAAAGCGGGTCTTAGAAATACCCATGGCCTAAGACATAAATACGCCCAATGGCGATATGCAAAGCTCACAGACATGCCCTGCCCTCACGCTGGCGGTAAACGCTGGCGCGACATGACCAAGCAAGAAAGAGCTAAAGACAGAGAGGCAAGACGTATGATTTCAAATGAGCTGGGCCATAGCCGCCTTGCGATTACCGATATTTATCTTGGAAAGGCAATGCGATGA
- a CDS encoding 5'-methylthioadenosine/S-adenosylhomocysteine nucleosidase, with the protein MSNETFKRMAGKSPLSFAIIIPTIKEFDVIVPTIKGALAEFILINASRPSGRVPAKEEKRDNQTLTSQIIEVAIGEHFHKVGFFCSTQMGNAFSAAITGYVISEYSPSMIISAGIAGGLNPLKTKLGDVIIPFEVRYLGYDKVGDYLNYEKEKKHTQALEKITMFQENDFYMRFKQKSANFFDTDGSAYLALKDYLSELKLESTELQESVTNSLNKNEIEYSDHDCKIFRGDKTAIFSWEKVLDSRKFAEGISGKNATLFDDCPAVDMESYGFLQTINILPKGKRPDALIVRGISDYVGLKHVTDNLDYKWRNHAMRNVGYTISEIIRKRSK; encoded by the coding sequence ATGAGTAATGAAACCTTTAAGCGGATGGCGGGCAAGAGCCCGCTTTCTTTTGCAATAATAATTCCAACAATTAAAGAATTTGACGTAATCGTACCCACGATCAAAGGTGCATTGGCGGAATTTATTTTGATAAATGCGAGCAGACCATCTGGACGAGTACCAGCAAAGGAAGAAAAGAGAGATAATCAGACCTTAACAAGCCAGATTATCGAAGTCGCTATCGGTGAACATTTCCATAAAGTTGGTTTTTTCTGTTCTACTCAGATGGGAAACGCATTCTCTGCAGCAATCACAGGGTACGTAATAAGTGAATATTCGCCATCAATGATCATCAGCGCAGGCATTGCAGGTGGATTGAATCCGCTTAAAACAAAACTTGGTGACGTTATTATCCCATTCGAAGTTCGATATCTCGGTTATGATAAGGTTGGTGATTATCTAAATTATGAAAAAGAAAAAAAACACACACAGGCTCTAGAAAAAATAACTATGTTTCAAGAGAATGACTTTTATATGAGATTTAAACAAAAAAGTGCTAACTTTTTCGATACTGACGGTTCAGCATACCTTGCACTTAAGGATTACCTCTCAGAATTAAAACTTGAAAGTACTGAATTGCAAGAAAGCGTAACCAATTCTCTTAATAAAAATGAAATCGAATATTCTGATCATGATTGTAAAATTTTTCGTGGCGATAAGACTGCTATTTTTTCTTGGGAAAAGGTTTTAGACAGCCGCAAGTTTGCAGAAGGCATCTCAGGCAAAAATGCTACTTTATTCGACGATTGCCCAGCAGTAGATATGGAATCTTATGGCTTTCTTCAAACAATTAACATTTTACCAAAAGGCAAAAGACCTGACGCTTTAATCGTTCGAGGCATTTCAGATTATGTTGGGTTAAAACATGTTACAGATAATTTAGATTATAAATGGCGCAATCATGCAATGCGAAACGTTGGCTATACAATTTCAGAGATCATAAGAAAACGGAGTAAGTAG
- a CDS encoding MobA/MobL family protein, which translates to MQDGNIHCHIGNVSAKNEDVRQRSAIVAASYQSGETLFSDKRNKEIIARDAGDDDVIFAEIFAPNGTANWAKNRAQLWNAVEKNAKRKDSRLAKKIEAAFTRDVPARDRIQLLKDFIKPFVAMGCVVDVAIHNDPKDHNPHAHILLTTFALDRDGFSGKITAIDTRKFITETRKAWADITNLYLEKSGSSLRVDHRSYKARGIEAEPTKHRGPHRDASHHHENTSQPIVHEHAQVEETSNEMERPEQESDMQEPTQTDKELYPNLTQRDDWPPKEVPTHDMKLAEREELHRYWQDQKLERIEEQELVPPEYEAQSLELDVEQTSELQQDATYIPQDDRASRHELYKQDLEMDAARRERIENAQKSVYLRASNMYRTYQEKQLLEEAAEMGKYAVQAAKDVILMRRMQEIQRQDDIDRIGAYQKAIKQPMIERLKNYLQLPEAENDHPVPGPYREPRHPKEMDEAMNEMIQELEREPEQDRER; encoded by the coding sequence ATGCAGGACGGAAATATCCATTGCCATATTGGCAATGTTTCAGCCAAAAATGAAGATGTGAGGCAGCGCAGCGCGATTGTGGCGGCATCCTATCAGTCGGGCGAAACGCTGTTTAGCGATAAGAGAAATAAAGAGATCATCGCGCGAGACGCGGGTGATGATGATGTGATTTTTGCAGAGATTTTTGCGCCAAACGGAACAGCGAATTGGGCCAAAAATCGTGCTCAACTTTGGAATGCAGTAGAAAAAAATGCCAAGCGTAAAGATTCGCGACTAGCAAAAAAGATTGAAGCGGCGTTCACGCGGGATGTTCCCGCACGTGATCGCATTCAGCTTCTCAAAGATTTTATTAAACCGTTTGTTGCGATGGGCTGCGTGGTGGATGTGGCCATTCATAACGATCCAAAGGATCATAATCCCCATGCGCATATTTTACTGACGACCTTTGCGTTAGATCGTGATGGATTTAGCGGCAAGATTACAGCAATTGATACACGCAAGTTTATTACCGAAACGCGCAAAGCGTGGGCGGATATAACCAACCTATATTTAGAAAAATCGGGATCATCCCTACGGGTTGATCACCGCAGTTATAAGGCCCGTGGGATTGAGGCGGAACCGACCAAGCATCGCGGGCCTCATCGAGATGCTTCGCATCACCATGAAAATACTTCTCAGCCGATAGTGCATGAACATGCACAGGTTGAAGAAACATCAAACGAAATGGAACGGCCTGAACAGGAGAGTGACATGCAAGAGCCAACTCAAACAGATAAAGAACTTTATCCAAACTTGACGCAAAGAGATGATTGGCCACCGAAAGAGGTCCCCACCCATGATATGAAATTAGCGGAGCGGGAAGAGCTACACCGTTACTGGCAGGATCAAAAACTTGAACGGATAGAGGAACAAGAACTTGTACCGCCAGAATATGAGGCGCAGTCGCTTGAATTAGATGTTGAGCAAACGTCGGAGCTTCAGCAAGATGCAACATATATACCGCAGGATGACCGTGCCTCACGTCACGAGCTTTACAAGCAAGATTTAGAAATGGATGCGGCACGGCGTGAACGTATAGAAAATGCACAAAAAAGTGTCTATCTTCGCGCATCCAATATGTATCGAACCTACCAAGAAAAACAGCTTTTAGAAGAAGCTGCTGAAATGGGTAAATACGCTGTCCAGGCTGCGAAAGATGTTATTTTAATGCGGCGAATGCAGGAAATTCAGAGGCAAGATGATATTGACAGAATAGGTGCTTATCAAAAAGCTATTAAGCAGCCAATGATCGAACGCCTCAAAAACTATTTGCAACTACCTGAAGCGGAAAACGATCATCCGGTGCCTGGGCCATATCGTGAACCTCGCCATCCCAAGGAAATGGATGAGGCTATGAACGAAATGATACAGGAACTCGAAAGGGAGCCGGAACAAGATAGGGAGCGTTAG